The Parabacteroides sp. AD58 genome includes a window with the following:
- a CDS encoding E3 ubiquitin protein ligase, which produces MNIYKISLLLVLALILSGCKDLMPIRENYKEDNNLNILDLEFEPKYKNFHANVKLNDSIVALLLLNDTTIKFHVEEYMQNNLLDPRTQPKLVNIQKKITNLNLNILTLVDLTLDSMKIENQKQAIKELKELLPPDNLHIAFIKNQTVSETLPATDYVLANYFQADPGKKYLYRSILSKIDEIKGSMSTYFPNAQQDTTFKHLTSKQNVLIILSDGKVYNQDMPLDPDHFALQRKIIQESDSITQIPIFYINLETKEHGQTNEAETLMQFLCKKTNGKYLNSYDQTVILNLFDKQYANYCFSFINPAQKIYRGKKHTLQLNCYQGDKLIASDNINYYVGSIYNPVIINGLTTLQVILQGSLFGILTLVLFYIIFQFITPCFHYLVFRKKYVTRYIGKNMSYNGILVGPDCYYCKAPFEIGDKIVVKCQHVLHQSCWEENEYKCPEYGRNCKTGRLYYNRKNLFDQHNASFYLSWIISGAIAGLVAWICFTANAHSHENFFLINIIQLMFGVNPDSPQAAVLMEEYGSHLYLLPFYGLNIGFFLTFFLSLLTSHGRWLWKRILLVVAKAIVGGLFSYLSFLLGCIISITLNFNNNSFLVDWIPWMLSGFVITLAVTYGTDIKLKKALIGAVISIIFGLSSMYLWTFAFNSQIDTREFLLLSYIIYCVGFAISVATTCPKSERYFLRVEGPIKEMDIAIYKWMNNRIRNKRITIGKSVNCDLQMSWDLTSKIAPLQAEIRMINGNIYLFATEEGVSMVDKKPLKPNTKKRLYHGTKFMIGKTLFTYIEKDL; this is translated from the coding sequence ATGAATATTTATAAGATATCACTCTTGTTAGTTCTGGCCTTAATTCTTTCAGGCTGTAAGGATCTCATGCCTATCAGAGAGAATTATAAAGAGGACAATAACCTCAACATCCTGGACCTCGAATTTGAACCGAAGTACAAAAACTTTCATGCAAATGTCAAACTCAACGACAGTATCGTCGCGCTTCTGCTGCTCAACGATACAACTATCAAATTCCATGTTGAAGAATACATGCAAAACAATCTGTTAGATCCCAGAACCCAGCCCAAGTTGGTAAATATTCAGAAAAAAATTACGAATCTTAACCTGAATATCTTGACATTGGTCGACCTGACACTTGACTCAATGAAGATAGAGAACCAAAAACAGGCAATTAAAGAGCTAAAAGAATTGCTTCCTCCTGACAATCTTCATATTGCCTTCATTAAGAATCAAACGGTCTCAGAAACCTTGCCAGCGACCGACTATGTTCTAGCCAATTACTTCCAAGCAGATCCTGGGAAGAAATACCTTTATCGCTCTATCCTCTCAAAAATAGATGAGATCAAAGGGAGCATGTCTACCTATTTCCCGAATGCCCAGCAAGACACGACTTTTAAGCATCTTACATCCAAACAAAATGTTTTAATCATACTCTCGGATGGTAAGGTTTATAATCAAGATATGCCTCTCGATCCTGATCACTTTGCTTTACAGAGGAAAATTATTCAAGAATCCGACTCAATCACACAAATTCCAATTTTCTACATCAATCTGGAAACAAAAGAACACGGCCAAACAAACGAAGCTGAAACTCTTATGCAATTCTTATGCAAAAAAACCAACGGCAAATATCTCAACTCATACGATCAAACCGTCATACTCAACTTATTTGACAAACAATACGCTAATTACTGCTTTTCATTCATTAACCCCGCTCAGAAAATCTATAGAGGAAAAAAACACACATTACAACTTAATTGCTACCAAGGAGATAAATTAATCGCTTCAGACAACATCAACTACTACGTAGGGAGCATCTATAATCCAGTCATCATCAATGGATTGACAACCTTACAAGTAATATTACAAGGCAGCTTGTTCGGAATCCTTACATTAGTATTATTTTACATAATTTTTCAATTCATCACTCCTTGCTTTCATTATTTGGTTTTCAGAAAAAAATATGTCACCCGGTATATTGGCAAAAATATGAGTTACAATGGTATCCTTGTAGGACCTGATTGCTACTATTGTAAAGCCCCCTTCGAAATTGGCGATAAAATCGTTGTAAAATGCCAACATGTACTCCACCAATCTTGTTGGGAAGAAAATGAATATAAATGTCCTGAATATGGACGAAACTGTAAAACCGGGAGACTTTATTATAACCGAAAAAATTTATTTGACCAGCATAACGCATCTTTCTATCTCTCTTGGATCATCTCTGGAGCAATTGCTGGACTGGTTGCCTGGATCTGCTTCACTGCGAATGCTCATAGTCATGAAAATTTTTTCTTGATAAATATTATCCAACTCATGTTTGGGGTCAATCCTGACTCTCCTCAAGCAGCCGTGTTAATGGAAGAATATGGCAGCCATCTTTACCTTTTGCCATTTTATGGTCTAAACATAGGTTTCTTCCTAACCTTCTTCTTGAGTCTGCTAACTAGCCACGGTCGTTGGCTATGGAAACGAATCCTACTAGTCGTTGCCAAGGCCATTGTTGGAGGCCTGTTCAGCTATTTATCTTTTCTCCTCGGATGTATCATCTCCATCACTCTGAATTTCAACAATAATTCATTCCTTGTAGATTGGATTCCATGGATGCTAAGTGGTTTCGTCATTACTTTAGCAGTCACTTACGGAACGGATATTAAACTAAAAAAAGCATTAATCGGAGCCGTCATTTCCATCATCTTCGGATTGAGCTCGATGTATCTGTGGACGTTTGCCTTCAACTCGCAAATTGACACTCGTGAGTTCTTACTCCTAAGCTACATAATCTATTGTGTCGGATTTGCCATTAGTGTAGCTACAACTTGTCCTAAATCGGAGCGTTATTTCTTACGAGTGGAAGGGCCAATTAAGGAGATGGACATCGCAATTTACAAATGGATGAACAATAGAATCCGGAACAAACGGATAACAATCGGCAAGTCTGTCAATTGTGACCTGCAAATGTCGTGGGATCTAACTAGTAAAATCGCTCCTTTACAAGCGGAGATCCGAATGATCAATGGCAATATCTATCTATTTGCAACTGAGGAAGGTGTCTCCATGGTCGACAAAAAACCTCTCAAACCAAACACAAAGAAACGACTCTACCATGGTACTAAATTTATGATTGGGAAAACGCTCTTCACCTACATAGAGAAAGATCTCTAA
- the mfd gene encoding transcription-repair coupling factor, which produces MDIQELLNLYTSHSGITALHKLIQNDNERNISVKGLNGSAPAMMVAALFKKGNNRFVCLLNDLEEAGYFYNDLKQLTGDDAIYFFPSAYRRDIKYGHIDAANEILRTEALSVLQDPQARFVIVTYPEAIAEKVVSQDTLQQNTLQIHTGEKLDNMFVADVLDSYGFEQVDYVYEPGQYAIRGSILDVFSYSFEFPYRIDFFGNEVETIRSFDVESQLSKDKLDSIYIVSEVSKKNATGKCLLETLPSQTHLVVHDLDWCRERIGAIWNEEPVVADEESFTSADLMHSKLVQWDLFMHAALDLKRIQFGTHTTGTPDATINFQTQVQPIFHKNFDLVSTTFQQYLKEGYTLYILSDVEKQAARIHAIFEDRKEDIPFTAVNKTIHSGFADDQLKICCFTDHQLFDRFHKYSLKSDKARSGKITLSLKELNQFTPGDYIVHIDHGIGQFGGLVRMEVNGKIQEAIKLIYQNHDAIFVSIHSLHKLSKYKGKDNGEPPKLSKLGTGAWEKMKERTKKKVKDIARDLILLYAKRKQEKGFAYSPDSFMQQELEASFIYEDTPDQMKATAEVKADMESPRPMDRLICGDVGFGKTEVAIRAAFKAVSDNKQVAVLVPTTVLAFQHFQTFSERLKDFPCRIEYISRARTTAQIKHILKDVKEGAVNILIGTHRIVSKDVVFKDLGLLIIDEEQKFGVSVKEKLRQLKTNVDTLTMTATPIPRTLQFSLMGARDLSSITTPPPNRYPVQTEVERFNPDIIREAINFEMSRNGQVFFINNRIQNIYEIEALVKREVPDARVCVAHGQMEPEELEKKILDFVNYEYDVLVATSIIESGIDVPNANTIIINNAQQFGLSDLHQLRGRVGRSNRKAFCYLLSPPLSSLTQEARRRLQAIESFSELGSGIHIAMQDLDIRGAGNMLGAEQSGFIADLGYEAYQKILEEAVDELKTDEFSDLYNELSDGKEKDGKDFVKETFIESDLEILFPPTYIPNDSERISLYRELDNMEREEDIKAFSARLEDRFGKIPKEGKELIRIVRLRRMARSLGIEKVVLKKGQMNLYLVSAEDSPYYQSRAFGQLLAYIQKHPRFCNLKEANGKRSIIIKDVPTVAAACSILEEMESL; this is translated from the coding sequence ATGGATATACAAGAATTACTCAACTTATACACCTCGCATAGTGGAATAACAGCGCTTCACAAACTGATACAGAATGACAATGAACGGAATATCAGCGTGAAGGGACTGAATGGTTCTGCTCCGGCGATGATGGTGGCCGCTCTCTTCAAAAAAGGGAATAACCGTTTTGTTTGTCTGCTGAACGACCTTGAAGAGGCCGGTTATTTCTACAACGACCTGAAACAACTAACCGGCGATGACGCTATTTATTTTTTCCCATCGGCCTACCGAAGGGATATTAAATACGGACATATCGACGCAGCCAATGAGATTCTGCGCACAGAAGCATTGAGTGTGTTGCAAGATCCGCAAGCACGGTTTGTCATCGTCACTTATCCGGAAGCAATAGCCGAGAAAGTGGTTTCACAGGATACTTTGCAGCAAAATACGTTACAAATTCATACGGGAGAGAAACTCGACAATATGTTCGTCGCAGACGTACTCGACAGCTATGGCTTTGAACAGGTCGATTATGTTTACGAACCGGGACAATATGCCATCCGTGGTAGTATCCTCGACGTATTCTCCTATTCGTTCGAGTTTCCCTATCGTATCGACTTTTTCGGGAATGAGGTAGAAACCATCCGCAGCTTCGATGTCGAGAGCCAATTGTCGAAAGATAAATTGGACAGCATCTATATCGTTTCGGAAGTCAGCAAGAAAAATGCGACAGGCAAATGTCTGCTGGAAACTCTCCCATCGCAGACTCATCTGGTAGTTCATGATCTGGACTGGTGCCGCGAACGGATCGGAGCCATCTGGAACGAAGAACCGGTGGTAGCCGACGAAGAATCGTTTACCAGTGCCGACCTGATGCATTCCAAGCTGGTGCAATGGGATTTGTTCATGCACGCGGCTCTCGATCTAAAACGAATCCAGTTTGGAACCCATACGACAGGAACGCCCGACGCCACTATCAATTTCCAAACGCAGGTACAACCAATCTTCCACAAGAATTTCGACCTGGTAAGTACGACTTTCCAACAATATCTGAAAGAAGGTTATACCCTGTACATTCTGAGTGATGTAGAAAAACAGGCGGCCCGCATCCATGCCATCTTTGAAGATCGGAAAGAAGATATACCTTTTACAGCTGTCAATAAAACCATTCACAGTGGTTTTGCCGACGACCAGCTGAAAATCTGCTGTTTCACCGATCACCAGCTGTTCGACCGTTTTCATAAATACAGCCTCAAAAGCGATAAGGCCCGCAGCGGGAAGATTACCTTGTCACTCAAAGAGCTGAATCAATTTACTCCGGGTGATTACATCGTACACATCGATCACGGTATCGGACAGTTTGGCGGACTGGTACGCATGGAAGTAAACGGAAAGATACAGGAAGCCATCAAACTGATCTATCAGAACCACGATGCGATCTTTGTCAGTATCCATTCGCTGCATAAGCTTTCCAAATACAAAGGGAAAGACAACGGCGAGCCTCCGAAATTAAGCAAGTTAGGCACTGGCGCGTGGGAAAAGATGAAGGAACGCACCAAAAAGAAGGTGAAAGACATCGCCCGCGACCTCATCCTGCTCTATGCCAAGCGCAAACAGGAAAAGGGGTTTGCCTACAGCCCCGACAGTTTCATGCAGCAAGAGCTGGAGGCCAGCTTCATCTACGAAGATACACCCGACCAGATGAAGGCGACAGCCGAAGTAAAGGCCGATATGGAAAGTCCGCGGCCGATGGACCGCCTGATCTGTGGTGATGTAGGTTTCGGTAAGACCGAAGTTGCCATCCGGGCAGCCTTCAAAGCCGTATCAGACAACAAACAGGTGGCAGTGCTGGTACCGACCACCGTGCTCGCCTTCCAACATTTCCAGACATTCTCCGAACGACTCAAGGATTTCCCTTGCCGCATCGAATATATCAGCCGGGCCCGTACGACGGCACAGATCAAACATATCCTGAAAGATGTCAAGGAAGGAGCCGTGAATATCCTGATCGGGACGCACCGGATCGTCAGCAAAGATGTCGTATTCAAGGATCTGGGCCTTCTGATTATCGATGAGGAACAGAAATTCGGCGTATCTGTCAAAGAAAAGCTCCGCCAGCTCAAGACAAACGTGGATACCCTGACGATGACGGCAACGCCGATTCCACGAACCCTGCAATTCTCGCTAATGGGTGCCCGAGATCTGAGCAGTATCACGACGCCTCCGCCCAACCGTTATCCGGTACAGACGGAAGTGGAACGCTTCAATCCGGACATCATCCGCGAAGCCATCAACTTCGAGATGAGCCGTAACGGACAAGTTTTCTTCATCAACAACCGTATTCAGAATATCTACGAGATAGAAGCCCTGGTAAAACGGGAAGTTCCCGATGCCCGTGTCTGTGTGGCACACGGACAGATGGAACCTGAAGAACTGGAAAAGAAGATTCTCGACTTCGTGAACTACGAATACGACGTACTGGTAGCGACAAGCATCATCGAAAGCGGCATCGACGTACCAAATGCCAACACCATTATCATCAACAACGCCCAGCAATTCGGCTTGTCGGATCTGCATCAGCTGCGCGGACGTGTGGGCAGAAGCAACCGGAAGGCATTCTGCTATCTGTTGTCACCGCCATTGAGCTCGCTCACCCAGGAAGCCCGCCGCCGCTTGCAAGCCATCGAAAGCTTCTCTGAATTAGGAAGCGGCATTCATATTGCCATGCAGGACCTCGATATCCGTGGGGCCGGCAATATGCTGGGAGCCGAACAAAGCGGTTTCATCGCCGACTTAGGATATGAAGCCTACCAGAAGATTTTGGAAGAGGCTGTAGATGAACTGAAGACCGACGAATTCTCGGATCTGTACAACGAACTGTCGGACGGCAAAGAGAAAGACGGCAAAGACTTCGTCAAGGAAACATTCATCGAAAGCGATTTGGAAATACTCTTCCCTCCGACCTATATTCCAAACGATTCCGAACGTATCTCGTTGTATCGCGAGCTGGATAATATGGAACGGGAAGAAGACATAAAAGCCTTCAGTGCCCGCTTGGAAGACCGTTTCGGAAAGATCCCAAAAGAAGGAAAGGAGCTGATACGCATCGTTCGTCTTCGCCGGATGGCAAGGTCGCTGGGTATCGAGAAAGTGGTCCTGAAGAAAGGACAGATGAACCTGTATCTGGTATCGGCAGAAGACAGCCCATATTACCAGAGCCGGGCTTTTGGTCAGTTATTAGCATACATCCAGAAGCATCCTCGTTTCTGCAACCTGAAAGAAGCCAACGGCAAAAGGAGCATCATCATCAAAGACGTTCCGACCGTAGCCGCAGCTTGCAGCATCTTAGAAGAGATGGAGTCATTATAA
- a CDS encoding alpha/beta hydrolase, whose protein sequence is MRKLSFYLCSVMFGACLLGNLHAENPNTETTEINNTKSSFMETKLNLTQEWDKVFPKSDLVNHSKVTFHNRYGITLAADLYIPKNAEGKLPAIAVSGPFGAVKEQSSGLYAQTLAERGFLTIAFDPSFTGESSGEPRYVASPDINTEDFCAAVNYLSTRPDVDPGRIGIIGICGWGGFALNAAAIDTRIKATVTSTMYDMSRVTANGYFDSMQADQRYELRKQLNAQRTEDYRNGMYALAGGVVDPLPDNAPQFVKDYYAYYKTSRGYHPRSLNSNNGWNKTSSLSFMNMPLLAYSSEIRSAVLMLHGEKAHSRYFSEDAFKKLTGDNKELLIIPGANHVDLYDNLQVIPFDQIVKFMQTYLK, encoded by the coding sequence ATGCGAAAACTGTCATTCTATTTATGTTCAGTCATGTTTGGAGCCTGTCTCTTGGGCAATCTCCATGCAGAAAACCCTAATACTGAAACAACAGAAATCAATAACACAAAAAGTAGCTTTATGGAAACAAAATTAAATCTTACACAAGAATGGGATAAAGTATTCCCCAAAAGTGACCTGGTCAATCATTCGAAAGTCACTTTCCACAACCGCTATGGCATCACATTGGCTGCTGATTTGTATATTCCTAAAAATGCAGAAGGAAAACTTCCGGCCATTGCTGTAAGCGGTCCGTTTGGCGCAGTCAAGGAACAGTCTTCTGGTCTGTATGCTCAAACGTTAGCAGAACGCGGATTCCTGACCATCGCTTTCGATCCGTCCTTCACAGGTGAAAGCAGTGGCGAACCACGCTATGTTGCTTCTCCCGATATCAACACCGAAGATTTCTGCGCTGCCGTTAATTACCTCAGTACCCGTCCTGATGTAGACCCCGGTCGTATCGGAATCATCGGTATCTGTGGCTGGGGAGGTTTTGCCCTCAACGCTGCCGCCATCGATACCCGTATCAAAGCGACTGTTACCAGTACGATGTACGACATGAGCCGGGTAACTGCTAACGGATATTTCGATTCGATGCAGGCTGACCAGCGCTATGAACTCCGCAAACAGTTGAATGCACAACGCACGGAAGACTACCGGAACGGAATGTATGCCTTAGCCGGCGGTGTTGTGGATCCACTGCCCGACAATGCTCCGCAGTTCGTAAAAGATTATTATGCTTATTACAAGACATCCAGAGGTTATCACCCACGCTCACTCAATTCAAATAACGGTTGGAATAAGACCTCCTCATTGTCATTCATGAACATGCCTTTACTTGCCTACAGCAGTGAAATACGTAGTGCCGTACTTATGCTGCATGGAGAGAAAGCTCATTCACGTTATTTCAGCGAAGATGCATTCAAGAAGTTAACAGGAGACAACAAGGAATTACTCATTATCCCCGGAGCCAATCACGTAGATTTATATGATAATCTTCAAGTCATCCCATTTGATCAGATCGTAAAATTCATGCAAACATATCTGAAGTAA
- a CDS encoding carboxymuconolactone decarboxylase family protein: protein MKITTILAIIAMTINCTTIMAQETIKQTAGRNQLGEFAPKFAELNDDVLFGEVWSRTDKLGLRDRSLVTITSLISQGITDSSLTYHLQTAKQNGITQTEIAEIITHISFYAGWPKAWAAFRLAKEVWAEDASAEDAKAIFQREMIFPIGEPNTAYAKYFTGNSYLAPVSNEQVPVFNVTFEPGCRNNWHIHRATKGGGQMLIGVAGRGWYQEEGKPAVQILPGTVIHIPAGVKHWHGAAADSWFAHLAFEVAGENTSNEWLEPVTDEEYSKL from the coding sequence ATGAAAATAACAACAATCCTTGCGATCATCGCAATGACAATAAACTGTACAACAATCATGGCACAAGAAACAATAAAACAGACAGCTGGCCGGAATCAGCTGGGAGAATTTGCTCCAAAATTTGCAGAACTTAATGACGATGTCCTTTTTGGTGAAGTGTGGAGCAGAACAGATAAACTCGGACTGCGTGACCGTAGCCTGGTAACCATCACTTCACTGATCAGTCAAGGTATTACAGATAGTTCACTCACCTATCATCTGCAGACAGCCAAGCAAAACGGAATCACACAAACTGAAATTGCCGAAATCATCACCCATATCAGTTTTTATGCCGGCTGGCCGAAAGCATGGGCAGCCTTTCGCCTGGCGAAAGAAGTGTGGGCAGAAGATGCAAGCGCCGAAGATGCGAAAGCAATCTTCCAGCGGGAAATGATCTTCCCCATTGGTGAGCCCAATACAGCTTATGCAAAATATTTTACAGGCAACAGCTATCTGGCGCCGGTATCCAACGAACAAGTTCCAGTATTTAACGTAACCTTCGAACCTGGCTGCAGAAACAACTGGCACATTCACCGGGCTACAAAAGGCGGAGGCCAGATGCTCATCGGCGTTGCCGGACGTGGCTGGTATCAGGAAGAAGGAAAACCGGCAGTTCAGATTCTTCCAGGAACCGTCATCCATATCCCGGCAGGCGTCAAACACTGGCACGGAGCTGCAGCTGACAGTTGGTTCGCTCATCTGGCATTTGAAGTAGCAGGAGAAAATACTTCAAATGAATGGTTGGAACCAGTTACGGATGAAGAATACAGCAAGCTTTAA
- the ric gene encoding iron-sulfur cluster repair di-iron protein — MIKRDYNSYTVGQIVAGNFTASQIFARYRIDFCCHGNVPFIRACQNSNVKPENVAKELDELQDRSAGGTYDFVSWPLDLLLDYVQKIHHRGIRINGPQIAELLDKVVLAHAEKHSELLQVQKLFHDSLNDLLSHLLKEEDVLFPYLYDLFNASASGTKIERFHCDTIQYPIHVMELEHSGEGERYEIISKLTNGFTAPEDACASYRLVLLQLKQFEAALHEHIHLENNIIFPRALQLENELVM, encoded by the coding sequence ATGATAAAAAGAGATTATAACTCATACACTGTCGGTCAGATTGTAGCCGGCAACTTCACTGCCTCCCAGATATTCGCTCGCTATCGCATCGATTTCTGTTGCCATGGCAATGTTCCCTTCATACGGGCTTGCCAAAATAGTAATGTAAAACCTGAAAATGTGGCAAAGGAACTTGATGAATTGCAGGATCGTTCTGCAGGTGGTACCTATGATTTTGTATCGTGGCCATTGGATCTACTATTGGATTATGTGCAGAAAATTCATCATCGTGGCATTCGAATCAATGGTCCTCAGATTGCCGAATTACTCGATAAGGTGGTTCTCGCACATGCTGAGAAGCATTCAGAACTGTTGCAGGTTCAGAAACTTTTCCATGATTCACTCAATGACTTGTTAAGCCATCTTTTGAAAGAGGAGGATGTACTCTTCCCTTATCTCTATGATCTCTTTAATGCAAGTGCATCAGGAACAAAGATTGAACGTTTCCATTGCGACACGATCCAGTATCCAATCCATGTAATGGAGCTTGAGCACAGTGGTGAGGGTGAGCGTTATGAAATTATCTCAAAACTCACTAATGGATTTACAGCTCCAGAAGATGCATGTGCAAGCTATCGCTTGGTGTTACTGCAACTTAAGCAGTTCGAAGCAGCACTTCATGAGCATATCCATCTGGAAAATAATATTATCTTTCCTCGTGCATTACAGCTGGAGAATGAGTTGGTAATGTAA
- the hcp gene encoding hydroxylamine reductase → MSNMFCFQCQEAAKGIGCTLKGVCGKNDTTARAMDLLLFTVRGISIVATELRKNGKQPCDKLNTFVTDALFSTITNANFDDDSIYTRVDEGFIKRNKLIGKALEMGISLPEIDELKWNGTREQYDEKAAKVGVMRETNEDIRSLKELIVYGLKGMAAYLEHANRLGYNDVSLHAFIQNTLATITVDNLSTEELTTLALKTGEMGVQTMALLDTANTSSYGHPEITSVSIGVRNNPGILISGHDLHDLEQLLEQTKDRGVDVYTHGEMLPAHYYPAFKKYPHFAGNYGNAWWKQREEFTAFNGPIIFTTNCIVPPLPGASYTERMFTSNSTGFPGCKHISTDENGHKDYSEVIAIAKNCAAPTEIEHGEIVGGFAHNQVMQLANKVVDAVKSGAIRKFIVMAGCDGRMRGREYYTSFAEQLPKDTVILTAGCAKYRYNKLPLGDINGIPRVLDAGQCNDSYSLAVIALKLKEVFQLNDINELPIVYNIAWYEQKAVIVLLALLYLGVKEIHLGPTLPAFISPNVAKVLVENFGINGIGSVEGDLQKFGLNR, encoded by the coding sequence ATGAGTAATATGTTTTGTTTTCAGTGTCAGGAGGCCGCAAAGGGTATCGGCTGTACTTTAAAAGGTGTTTGTGGAAAGAATGACACAACTGCACGTGCAATGGATCTGTTGCTTTTTACCGTACGTGGCATCTCGATCGTTGCTACAGAACTTCGTAAGAACGGCAAACAGCCTTGCGACAAACTTAATACTTTCGTAACCGATGCATTGTTCTCGACCATTACTAATGCAAACTTTGATGACGATAGCATTTATACACGTGTGGATGAGGGATTTATCAAACGTAATAAACTCATAGGGAAAGCTTTGGAAATGGGCATTTCTCTGCCTGAAATCGATGAGTTGAAGTGGAATGGTACTCGTGAGCAATACGACGAGAAGGCTGCTAAAGTAGGCGTAATGCGTGAAACAAACGAGGATATACGTTCATTAAAGGAGCTTATTGTCTATGGTCTAAAGGGAATGGCCGCTTACCTTGAACATGCAAACCGTCTTGGCTATAACGACGTATCCCTGCATGCATTTATTCAGAATACATTGGCTACTATCACCGTGGATAATCTTTCTACTGAAGAACTTACAACTCTGGCTCTTAAGACTGGCGAGATGGGTGTGCAGACCATGGCACTACTTGATACAGCAAACACATCAAGCTATGGTCACCCAGAGATTACAAGTGTAAGTATTGGTGTTCGCAATAATCCCGGCATTCTTATCAGTGGTCACGATCTGCACGACTTGGAACAGTTACTCGAACAGACAAAAGATAGAGGCGTGGATGTTTATACCCACGGCGAGATGCTTCCTGCCCATTACTATCCAGCGTTCAAGAAATACCCTCACTTTGCCGGAAACTATGGTAACGCATGGTGGAAACAACGTGAAGAGTTCACAGCTTTCAATGGCCCAATCATTTTTACTACTAATTGTATAGTTCCGCCACTGCCAGGCGCAAGCTATACCGAACGTATGTTCACTTCAAATTCGACAGGCTTCCCCGGTTGCAAACACATTTCAACGGATGAGAATGGCCACAAGGACTATAGCGAAGTGATTGCTATCGCCAAAAATTGTGCAGCTCCTACTGAGATTGAACATGGAGAAATTGTTGGAGGTTTCGCCCACAACCAAGTGATGCAACTGGCCAATAAGGTGGTAGATGCAGTAAAGAGCGGTGCTATCCGTAAATTCATCGTAATGGCTGGTTGCGACGGACGTATGCGTGGTCGCGAATACTACACATCATTCGCTGAGCAACTGCCAAAAGATACCGTTATCCTTACGGCCGGTTGTGCTAAGTATCGCTACAACAAATTGCCTCTTGGTGACATCAACGGAATTCCCCGTGTGCTCGATGCCGGTCAGTGTAACGACAGCTACTCATTGGCTGTTATCGCTTTAAAGCTCAAAGAGGTATTCCAGCTGAATGATATCAACGAACTGCCTATTGTCTATAATATCGCTTGGTATGAGCAGAAGGCTGTTATCGTATTACTGGCTCTTTTATACCTCGGTGTGAAGGAGATTCACCTTGGTCCTACATTACCAGCATTCATTTCTCCAAATGTGGCTAAGGTGCTTGTCGAAAATTTCGGCATCAATGGCATCGGAAGTGTAGAGGGAGATTTACAGAAATTTGGTCTGAACAGATAA
- a CDS encoding Crp/Fnr family transcriptional regulator, producing MQLTELLKISLFKGLNETDVVEFLYGAPSNLRRYNAGDSVARQGNLCRGAYILISGRVRCSMSGDDGKEITVDEMTAPCILASAFIFATENRFPVNVEALVPCELYIIGKAHFLEFMHKHPVMLENFLRDISDRGVFLSRKVNEFALQNLKTRILAYLEKNPDIHNQREVAQRLGVTRPSLARALSELIAENKIKKG from the coding sequence ATGCAGTTGACTGAACTACTCAAAATATCTCTTTTTAAAGGGTTGAATGAAACAGATGTTGTAGAATTCCTGTACGGAGCTCCGAGTAATTTAAGACGTTACAATGCAGGTGACTCCGTAGCTCGTCAAGGCAATTTATGCCGAGGTGCCTATATCCTTATATCGGGACGCGTCAGATGTAGTATGAGTGGAGATGACGGCAAGGAGATAACTGTCGATGAAATGACTGCGCCGTGTATTCTTGCATCAGCATTTATCTTTGCGACAGAGAATCGTTTCCCGGTAAATGTGGAAGCATTAGTTCCATGTGAATTGTATATTATTGGTAAGGCTCATTTTCTTGAATTTATGCACAAACATCCAGTCATGCTTGAAAACTTCCTCAGAGATATTTCCGATCGAGGAGTATTCTTAAGTAGAAAAGTTAATGAATTCGCATTGCAAAACCTCAAAACGCGTATATTGGCCTACCTCGAAAAGAATCCGGATATACATAATCAACGGGAGGTTGCCCAACGTCTTGGTGTCACACGCCCATCTCTTGCTCGTGCCCTATCTGAACTGATTGCAGAAAACAAAATAAAGAAAGGATAA